In the genome of Urocitellus parryii isolate mUroPar1 chromosome 7, mUroPar1.hap1, whole genome shotgun sequence, the window cttgACAAGAAAGAATCATAATGATTTTATATGCTCTGCAGTTCTGAGGTTATTTTCATTacagtcaatttaaaaaaaaataaggtctaTTAAAAGAATCCAAGGACTTCTAATCTATTCATTAGATAAAGGATCCATCCATCTTGCTCCTTCAACCTGCAGAGGGAAGGGACAGGCCTCTGCTCCCACCTACTTTTAGCACCCAGTCAACTCTCTAGCCCACTAGGAAGCCTTGCAGAGATGGGGACCAGGCACCAGGCCATCTCCTTCCTCCAACTTTGGTTGGGGACCCGGCTATGAGTGCCCCAGATCTCTCAGGCAGGTCCAGGAACAATTTTTCCATGACGTGATCCTTGGCCACAGAGGGCCCCTGGGtgagataaaaaggactggactGGGCTGAACGGGGGTGGAGGGAGCATCACAATGGCTTTCAGGTCAAAGGAAGGTGTGTGGCTGGCAGGGTCCTGGCTGGGCCTGTGCAAGGTGAGAGCCCTGGGCACCAGTGCAGCTCTGGGTGCCAAGGCAGTGCTGCCCTTCGAAGCCATACCCCAGTGTGCAGGCAACAAGTGGCTGAGGGTGCTACAGATCTGGAAGGAGCGGGGCCAGGAGAACTTGCACCTGCAGATGCACCGGGCTTTCCAGGAGCTGGGACCCATTTTCAGGTAAAGCCCTGCCAAGCCCCTCACTGAGGATGCCCAGCACCTCCTTCTCTGCTGGCTGCCAGGCACTCGCCAGGCACCCGGTGCTCCTGCTCCCTAGGAACATGGGTGGTCTTCGTCCTCCACAAGGCACGAGGGGGCATGTGGGTTACCGTCCCGAGACTTTGCCAGTGGAGACAAGGACTCCTCCTGTGCACAAGGAAAGCTTGCCTCAGAGGAAGCTGAGAGGGGAAGAGGGCTCAGGCAAGAGGCTCGGGGACTTCCTGTGGGGCAGGCTCAAGTCCAGGAGAAGGGTGAGGTCTGACTGGTCTCCAGAGGGGCATCAGGAAAGGACGTGGGATCCAGCAGGGCTTTGTGCACGTTCCAAGGTATGAAGTGGGAAGAACACAGATAGTATCTGTGATGCTGCCTGAAGATGCTGAGAAGCTGCATCAGATGGAGAGCCTGCAGCCCTGGCGGCAGCCCCTGGAGCCCTGGATGGTCTACAGAGAGCACCGTGGACAGAAGCCCCTGGGCGTATTCTTGCTGTGAGGCACCAATGGGTTGGGTTGGGAAGTGGAATTGACACTGGGCAGCCTGGAGAGGAGGCCAGACCAGCAGACCACAGGACACATGTCCTGGGCTCTGCGGGTGGGTGGACAGTGTCAGTAGTAAGCATGGATGGGTTCCTGTGATGGATGTCCTGGGCGGGGGAGCAGGCAGTGGGGGAGAAAGGCACATGGGGTCTGCACAGGCTAGACAAGGAACACTGAGCCCCTCCCTGAAGGGAGCACCCTCGGCCCTAGGCCTTggtccctgtcccctcctgctgCTGGGTGGCTCTCCTTCCTGTGGGTCAGAAAACCAGCCCAGAGATGTGAAATCCCAGGACCAAAGCCGTGGGCAGCATGGGCCAGAATCTGAAGTCCACCAGGGCTGTCCCACCACCCAAGGGGCCCTTGCATCCTGGGTCAAGTCAGCCTTCACTTTGGGGAGACAGTGACGGGGAGGAGGTTGGGGATGTGCATGGTGGAGGTCCAAGGCAGCTTCTAGCTCAGCAGCAAGGCCCTGAGCTTCCAGGTGGGTCAGCAGCAAGGGGGTGGCTCCTTACTGGGCCCAGGGAAGCGGGGAGAAGATGGTGCTCAGGGTGGGTCAGCTGCAAAGAGGTTGCCATAAAGAGCAGGAAGTGCTGAGAAGAACCACAGGCTGAAGAGTCCCACACTCCGTGTCAGGAAGTGGATTTTCTGGGGAAGAGCAGGGCATATGCACGTGAGTCTCCTGGGCCGGGCCCTCCGTGGAGGGCATCTGATGCAGAGGCCAGATGTGAAGGGCGGGTCTGGGGGAAAGGAGAGCCAGTGCCCCTGAAGGAAGTGgtgaacttgtgtgtgtgtgtgtgtgtgtgtgtgtgcatgcacgtgcacaTTAGGGTTCTATGCAGCACTGTGCATACTCTTGGACATGAGTGTCTTCACACATGTGTTTGAGGTCTGTGTGGGCACAGGCGTTGGCGTGGCATGTACCCATGTTTCTCATCATCAGGAATGGGAGGCACTGCCCTAGGAAGAGAAAGGCGTGTGTGCCTGATTGTGGCTCAGGCTGCAAAGCCCTGCCACCACTGGCACCAGAAGCTCCCGGGGCCCCATGTGCTTGGGATGTGGTGGGTGGATGTGGTGGGAGATTCAGTTTGGACTCTGCACTACAGAAGACAAGGACACTTCAGGGAGCAAGCAGGTGCCACTCTCCAAGCTCCATGGGGAAGGACATGGAGGACAGGAGTCAGCCTGGCCTCTCCCACCTGAGGCATGGTGTGGGCCAGGCAGGCAAACTTGACCTCAGGTCACCCCCCACCCTGGCAGAAAGCCTGGCCACCCAGGCAGGGCCCACGTGGACGCAGGGTGTGCCTGGCAGCTCCCAGGAATTACCCACAGGCCTCCCAGCACTCCAGGGCTACCTGCCCTCATCCCCATTTCAGACTTCCATGGCCATCGCCCAGCACAGGAAGGTCACTCTGAGAGAATAAGGTGAGGCCAGGACATGCAGCTGCCTCGCCCCCGGCCCACCTTCATTCTTGGAACCACCGAGTCCCTTTGGGTTCCAGGAAGATGGCAGACAGGTTGGGGACCTGTGGGATGCTTGGGGATGCCTCTCAAGCCCTTGCCTGCCCTACAGGAATGGAGCTGAATGGAGATTCAACCGGCTGCGGCTGAATCCAGTCGTGTTGTCAGGAAAGGCCGTGCAGAAGTTCATCCCCATGGTGGACGAGGTGGCAAGAGACTTCTCCGAGGCCCTGAAGAAGAAGGTGCTGCAGAATTCCCGGGGCAGCCTGACCCTGGATGCCCAGACCAGCATCTTCCACTATACCATCGaaggtgtggggctgggggagcTTTGGCCTCGAGGGTTCTGAGGTGGCCAGGGTGGGTGGAGTGCTGCAGGACGCAGCTGAGGCCCAGGCCTGCCCTTGTTCAGGGCTGCCATCCTCTCTGCAGCCAGCAACTTTGCTCTTTTTGGAGAGCGGCTGGGCCTCTTTGGCCCACACCAGAACGCTGGCAGCCTGAAGTTCATTCATGCGCTGGAGGCCATGTTCCAGTCCACTGCTCAGCTCATGTTCCTGCCCAAGAGCCTGTCCCGCTGGATGAGCTCCCAGGTGTGGCAGGAACACTTTCAGGCCTGGGACTACATCTCTGAGTATGGTAAGGGCTGGACCAGGCAGGGCTGTGGGTCGGGGCAGGACAGTCATCCAGGTTTCCTCTTACCACCACCCAGAGCCACACGGAGTCCACACAAAAGGGCCACGCCTTCCTCGGGGTCCTTGCAGAGTTGGTGGTGTGGCCAGGCTTAAGACAACactgaggagcagggagaggaggcgCTGGGTTGGTGGGTGGATTGATAGTGAAGCCGACCTTCCCAGCATTAAGGCCTGAggcctctcctctccccacaGCCAACAACTGCATCCAGAAGGTGCATCAGGAACTTGCACGCAGCTTCCCTCAGGACTACAGTGGCATTGTGGCTGACCTGATCTTCCAAGGGGACTTGTCACTAGATGCCATCAAGGCCAATACTATTGAACTCACAGCAGGGAGTGTGGACACGGTCAGGGCACCAATATACCTGGCATTGAGAGAGGATCACTTTGATTCCCCAGAAATTTCCTTTGATGCTGAATTGCCCACAACCCCTAATCGAGACCCTGCTTCTCTGAAGCTATATTGCTGTTAACTGAAGACAGTTCTCAGTGGGCTCCTGGGGGGGAAGTCTGGAATAAGTATTGAGGAACAGTGCAGATGACAGGAGGAATTTGGGGAGAGCCCTGGCATGCAGTGATCTACGGCTGGGAATTCAGATATACTAGGTGAAACACAAGACATCAGGGCTCCCATTAGAAAGGAGCATGTGAATCAGGCCTTTATCCAAGGCTAGATCAATCAGCCACAAGAACATTCCCATGTACCCTGCAGAGCACCAGGGTAGAGAATGGAATGAAGCCCTGGGGCCTAAGGAGAGTACTTAATTCATTTCTGAGGCTCAGGACACTGTAGAGGTACCTTGGAAGGAGCCATTCTGGAGACTCGGAGCCTCAGATCTCAAACTGGGGCTGCAGATATGTTTGGAGTACCAGGAATGGTCCAGGAGGAGGACCTGGCTGGGGTCTGAAGGCCTGCTCAGGGTGGGACAGTGAGGCTTGTCAGAGGGGTCTGGACACAGCCGGGCAGACAGCCATTGCAAGCAGACGGACAAGGGCTGCAGAGCACCTGTGACTCCTGGAGACGGTCACCCCTCAGGGCCATGGAGCCGGGTGTGAGAGCCAATCAGACCCTGAGGAGACAGCAGGAGGTGGCCTGGGTTGGGCCCCGAGAGGTCGTTCCCTCAGGACTCAGGGCAGGAGTCAGGGGACATGGATGTCTTGAGTTGTGGGGTGCCAGGGCTCTGTGCTGCTCGGGGCACGCCCTTCCCCTCCAGGGGAGGGTGTTCTCATGGAGgggtgcctggggctggggcgcCTGGCCAGTGCCGTGGTCTGAGCCTTGCCCCCATGGCTCCCGCAGACAGCCTTCCCCTTGGTGATGACGCTCTTTGAGCTGGCTCGGAACCCCAATGTGCAGGAGGCCCTGCGCCAGGAGAGCCTGGCAGCAGAGGCCAGCATCTCTGCAAACCCCCAGAGGGCCCCCTCAGAGCTGCCCCTGCTGCGGGCTGCCCTCAAGGAGACCTTGCGGTAGGTGCTGGCTGgccctccccacctgccctggcCCCTCTGCTCCCTGGAGGTGGGAGGCAGGCATGAGCAGCTTTGCCTCAGAACCCAGAGCTCCTCAGCTCCTCCTGCTCTGCCTGAAGGGAGGGGTGCCCCTCTCCTCTGGGACTGCACTCCCAAGTCCCATGCACGACCGGCCACGTCCTCCTGGGCCTGGCTGCTCAGGCTGCTGGGGGCTCACTGAGCCTAGCAGGTGCAAGCAAGCACATCCTGTGAGCAGGGCTGCCGCACCCTCGGGGGTCCTGGGTGGGCAGCagacagagggaagaggagggagctgTCCCCCTGAGGCCCTGCCTGTTGGTGTCCTACCCCCAGGCTCTACCCAGTAGGAAGCATTTTGGAGCGAACCACCAGCTCAGATCTGGTGCTTCAGAACTACCACATCCCAGCTGGGGTGAGTGAGCCCTGAAGGCCACCCCAGCAGATGGCCCCTTCCCACATCCCCTCGCTAGGCAGCTGACACCTCCCTGCGCCCCTGTCCGCAGACCTTGGTCCACATGTATCTGTACCCAATGGGCCGAAACCCTGCGCTGTTTCCTAATCCTGAGCGCTACATCCCCCAACGCTGGCTGGACAGCCAACTGCACTTCCACCATCTGGCCTTTGGCTTCGGGGTGCGCCAGTGTCTGGGCCGGCGCTTGGCAGAGGTGGAGATGCTGCTTCTGCTGCACCACGTGAGTGGGCCTGGGAGGGGCTCGGCAGAAGGGTGTCAGTGGTGCGTGGGGGTGAGTGGAACCAGGAGGGGCCAGCGGGTCATGGAGCGGGGTGAGCAGCCCCCAACCCTCACCACTGGCGTGTGTGCGTGATGGGGCGGGGTCTTCCCTGAGGGCGGGTCCTGTGCCCACTACCCCGCCAACCTGGGTGCGCTGGGTCCTGCTCCCTGCAGTGTGGTGGCTGTGCTGAGCAGCTGGGCAGGAGACTGGGTAGGACCTGGGCCTGCTGCCCAGGCCACAGGGAAGTCCCGCCTCTGTCCTAGGTGCTGAAATCCTTCCAGGTGGAGACACTAGTCCAGGAGGATGTGAAGCTGGTGTACCACTTCGTTTTGAGACCcgcctcctgtcccctcctcacTTTTCGGCCTGTCAACTAGTTACATCTGTGCACTGAGGGTGCCAGCCCCACCAccagcctccctctgccctgaCCCCAGCCCACCTCTCTTCTGTCCCAAGGACTCTGCTTCCTGGGCCCTAACAAGGTCCAGGCAGCCCCTGGCCCAGTGGACTGGCCCAAGCCCCAGGGCAGGACAGGACTTGCCGGGCTGTGCAGCAAAGCCAGGACGCACTGAGGAGGATCTTGGTGGCAAGTCCAGGCTTTGTCGCCAGCCTCACCGAGCAGTCTGCTGGGACATGTTCCGCAGCCCGCTTGGCAGCAGCTCCTGCTTCTCCTTGCCATCTAGCAGCCCTTGAATCATCCCTCTGAGTATTGTCCATGCTTATGTTTTGCATCTATATGGCACATTCTAATTTATATctgaaattacacacacacacacacacacacacacacacacacacacacacagccagagTGAGAGaatggggaaagagagagaaagcaagcacAAACGAGCAATTTCACATTTCTACATCTTGAGACGGAAGTCATGTTTCTGCATTATGTTACTGGAGCATACACAGTGTAAGTTAGGGAAGA includes:
- the LOC113178511 gene encoding cytochrome P450 11B3, mitochondrial-like isoform X1, producing the protein MAFRSKEGVWLAGSWLGLCKVRALGTSAALGAKAVLPFEAIPQCAGNKWLRVLQIWKERGQENLHLQMHRAFQELGPIFRYEVGRTQIVSVMLPEDAEKLHQMESLQPWRQPLEPWMVYREHRGQKPLGVFLLNGAEWRFNRLRLNPVVLSGKAVQKFIPMVDEVARDFSEALKKKVLQNSRGSLTLDAQTSIFHYTIEASNFALFGERLGLFGPHQNAGSLKFIHALEAMFQSTAQLMFLPKSLSRWMSSQVWQEHFQAWDYISEYANNCIQKVHQELARSFPQDYSGIVADLIFQGDLSLDAIKANTIELTAGSVDTTAFPLVMTLFELARNPNVQEALRQESLAAEASISANPQRAPSELPLLRAALKETLRLYPVGSILERTTSSDLVLQNYHIPAGTLVHMYLYPMGRNPALFPNPERYIPQRWLDSQLHFHHLAFGFGVRQCLGRRLAEVEMLLLLHHVLKSFQVETLVQEDVKLVYHFVLRPASCPLLTFRPVN
- the LOC113178511 gene encoding cytochrome P450 11B3, mitochondrial-like isoform X2, with the translated sequence MAFRSKEGVWLAGSWLGLCKVRALGTSAALGAKAVLPFEAIPQCAGNKWLRVLQIWKERGQENLHLQMHRAFQELGPIFRYEVGRTQIVSVMLPEDAEKLHQMESLQPWRQPLEPWMVYREHRGQKPLGVFLLNGAEWRFNRLRLNPVVLSGKAVQKFIPMVDEVARDFSEALKKKVLQNSRGSLTLDAQTSIFHYTIEASNFALFGERLGLFGPHQNAGSLKFIHALEAMFQSTAQLMFLPKSLSRWMSSQVWQEHFQAWDYISEYANNCIQKVHQELARSFPQDYSGIVADLIFQGDLSLDAIKANTIELTAGSVDTTAFPLVMTLFELARNPNVQEALRQESLAAEASISANPQRAPSELPLLRAALKETLRLYPVGSILERTTSSDLVLQNYHIPAGVLKSFQVETLVQEDVKLVYHFVLRPASCPLLTFRPVN